One Nodularia sp. LEGE 06071 DNA segment encodes these proteins:
- a CDS encoding energy-coupling factor ABC transporter permease, which translates to MHIMEGYLPASWAIFWWVVALPFWVLGLRSLTRITQTNPELKLLLALAGAFTFVLSALKIPSVSGSSSHPTGTGLGAVLFGPLAMSVLGTLVLLFQALLMAHGGLTTLGANAFSMAIAGPFAAYWIYHLIKRLTGKQRIAIFLAAALANLLTYIITSVQLALAFPAPVGGFMASFAKFAGIFAITQVPLAISEGLLTVLVWNWLQSYTPQELELLNLIKGKAQSNESV; encoded by the coding sequence ATGCACATTATGGAAGGCTACTTACCAGCGAGTTGGGCAATTTTTTGGTGGGTGGTAGCGTTACCATTTTGGGTTTTAGGATTGCGATCGCTAACTCGGATCACCCAAACCAACCCTGAACTAAAATTACTTTTAGCATTAGCAGGAGCCTTTACCTTTGTTTTGTCAGCCCTGAAAATACCTTCAGTTTCAGGTAGTTCTTCTCATCCTACAGGTACTGGCTTAGGAGCCGTGTTATTTGGCCCTTTAGCTATGTCGGTGCTGGGGACTCTGGTTTTATTGTTTCAGGCGCTGCTGATGGCGCATGGCGGTTTAACAACACTGGGAGCTAATGCTTTTTCGATGGCGATCGCGGGACCATTTGCCGCCTACTGGATATATCATCTGATCAAGCGGCTCACTGGTAAGCAACGAATTGCCATCTTTTTAGCCGCAGCTTTGGCAAATTTACTCACTTACATTATTACCTCTGTACAACTCGCCCTAGCTTTTCCTGCGCCTGTGGGTGGTTTTATGGCATCATTCGCTAAGTTTGCCGGCATTTTTGCCATTACTCAAGTTCCTTTGGCAATTAGTGAAGGGTTGCTCACTGTGCTGGTGTGGAACTGGTTACAATCCTACACGCCACAAGAACTCGAACTATTGAATTTAATTAAAGGAAAAGCTCAAAGTAATGAATCAGTCTAA
- a CDS encoding energy-coupling factor ABC transporter substrate-binding protein produces the protein MNQSKQGLNNWLLILAVIILAVAPLIFIRDAEFGGADGEAEAAIGEVQPGYEPWFQPVFEPPSGEVESLLFTSQAALGAGVIGYVIGLYKERDRQQRNKE, from the coding sequence ATGAATCAGTCTAAACAAGGATTGAATAACTGGCTTTTAATATTAGCCGTGATCATTTTAGCAGTCGCTCCCTTAATATTTATCCGGGACGCAGAATTTGGTGGTGCAGATGGAGAAGCCGAAGCAGCAATTGGGGAAGTGCAGCCTGGATATGAACCTTGGTTTCAGCCTGTTTTTGAACCACCTAGCGGTGAAGTAGAAAGCTTGCTATTCACCTCTCAAGCTGCTTTGGGTGCTGGAGTCATTGGTTATGTAATTGGATTATATAAGGAGCGTGACCGCCAGCAAAGGAATAAAGAATGA
- the cbiQ gene encoding cobalt ECF transporter T component CbiQ, whose protein sequence is MTLQIDTLAYTNRLRWLAPEQKLLFAIALLIITAFAHPPVQILTAIWMSIWTVIYAKIPLKIYLKLVYIATLFWFTSLPALVINGIHINYLSLIQEDTIIGFNLGSYYIYISYHGIEQGWTILTRAIASLSCLYFIMLTIPFTELLQTLRRFGFPVLLTDILLLMYRFIFVLLNTASQIWTAQQSRGGYCTFRIGIKSLSLLIGQLLRRTLENYQQVSLSLASRGFNGEFKVWHPHRYHLSKRYAIEAIIGCVVLIGLAWG, encoded by the coding sequence ATGACGCTGCAAATAGATACTCTGGCTTATACTAATCGGTTGCGATGGTTAGCGCCAGAGCAAAAATTATTATTTGCGATCGCCTTACTAATTATCACTGCCTTTGCTCATCCGCCAGTACAGATTTTAACTGCCATCTGGATGAGTATTTGGACAGTGATTTATGCTAAAATACCCCTAAAAATATATTTAAAATTAGTTTATATTGCTACTTTGTTCTGGTTCACCAGTTTGCCAGCTTTAGTAATTAATGGTATACATATTAATTACCTAAGTTTGATCCAAGAAGATACAATCATTGGGTTTAATTTGGGTTCTTATTATATCTATATTAGTTATCATGGAATCGAGCAAGGATGGACAATCTTAACACGAGCGATCGCTTCACTTTCTTGCTTATATTTTATCATGTTAACTATCCCATTTACTGAGCTTTTACAAACCTTACGCCGCTTTGGTTTTCCAGTGCTGTTAACAGATATTTTATTATTAATGTACCGTTTTATTTTCGTGTTATTAAACACAGCTTCCCAAATCTGGACTGCACAACAGTCTCGTGGTGGCTACTGCACTTTTAGAATTGGGATCAAAAGTTTATCGCTATTGATTGGACAACTACTCAGGCGCACCCTAGAAAACTATCAACAAGTTTCTTTAAGTTTAGCCTCACGGGGTTTTAATGGTGAATTTAAAGTTTGGCATCCCCATCGCTATCATCTCTCTAAACGCTATGCCATAGAAGCAATTATCGGATGTGTAGTTTTAATAGGATTGGCATGGGGCTAG
- a CDS encoding energy-coupling factor ABC transporter ATP-binding protein produces the protein MQQSLLEFEQVHYTYPGTEQLVLNALTLKIPAKKKCALIGQNGCGKTTLFLLANGLYKSQKGNIKWQGEPLKYDRKSLLNLRQKVGLIFQDPEQQLVASTVEEDISYGLCNLGLPTAEIQQRIESALVEFGLTELAQRPVHHLSLGQKKRVSIADVMVLKPELLLLDEPTAYLDRLHTRNLMATLQNIHASGTTILMATHDLDLVYRWADWVFVMDRGKLILEGTPPNVFSQREILEDLQLGVPLIYEILFAQELTEEEPILADFRQKILKLFPYF, from the coding sequence ATGCAGCAATCATTACTAGAATTTGAACAAGTACATTACACATATCCAGGCACAGAACAATTAGTTTTAAATGCTTTAACCCTAAAAATACCAGCAAAAAAGAAATGTGCATTAATAGGTCAAAATGGTTGCGGGAAAACCACACTATTTTTATTAGCTAATGGTTTATATAAATCCCAAAAAGGAAATATCAAATGGCAAGGAGAACCGCTAAAATATGACCGTAAATCTTTGCTAAATTTACGCCAAAAAGTTGGACTAATTTTTCAAGATCCAGAGCAACAATTGGTAGCCTCGACTGTAGAAGAAGATATTTCTTACGGCTTGTGTAATTTGGGGTTACCAACAGCAGAAATTCAACAACGTATTGAGTCAGCTTTAGTTGAGTTTGGATTAACTGAATTAGCCCAAAGACCTGTACATCATCTCAGCTTGGGGCAGAAAAAACGAGTTTCCATTGCTGATGTCATGGTGCTAAAACCAGAACTGCTATTACTAGATGAACCAACAGCATATCTAGATAGGTTACATACCCGTAACTTAATGGCAACCCTGCAAAACATTCATGCCTCTGGGACAACCATATTAATGGCAACCCATGACCTCGATTTAGTATACCGTTGGGCAGACTGGGTATTTGTCATGGATAGAGGAAAACTGATCTTAGAAGGAACACCCCCAAATGTATTTAGCCAGCGGGAAATTTTGGAAGATTTACAGCTAGGAGTGCCACTGATATATGAAATATTATTTGCCCAAGAACTAACAGAAGAAGAGCCGATTTTAGCAGATTTTCGGCAGAAAATATTGAAGCTGTTTCCTTACTTTTAG
- a CDS encoding energy-coupling factor ABC transporter permease, translating to MHIPDGFLSVPVAGATGLVSAVALVVACGRSQEDLGIRRAPILGLTTAFIFAAQMVNFPVAGGTSGHLLGGTLAAIVLGSPWAGMLCITTVFIIQAVLFADGGITALGANILNAGVIAVWVGWVLTQTLQRLLGGSKGRLPLAAGIAAGVSIVVASVACAIQLVLSGTASAAIVLPAMTGVHILIGIGEGIITGGVLVYLAKARPDLLPGEEQEFKGWLVPVISILLVAGVLSLVASGWPDGLERVAENVGFIDLAEQVRIEVPTPLADYGIEGLGAISTSIAGLVGSAVCFAVAFGIAKVVKPKNA from the coding sequence ATGCATATTCCTGATGGATTTCTTTCAGTTCCCGTAGCTGGGGCTACTGGTTTAGTGAGTGCTGTAGCACTTGTTGTGGCTTGTGGGCGATCGCAAGAGGATCTTGGTATCCGTCGCGCCCCCATACTCGGCTTAACCACGGCGTTTATTTTTGCTGCCCAGATGGTCAATTTTCCGGTAGCAGGAGGCACAAGTGGTCACTTATTGGGGGGAACCCTAGCGGCGATAGTTTTGGGCAGTCCCTGGGCGGGAATGCTATGTATTACCACAGTTTTTATTATTCAAGCTGTGCTATTTGCTGATGGTGGGATCACAGCCTTGGGAGCCAATATTTTAAATGCGGGAGTGATTGCTGTATGGGTGGGCTGGGTGTTAACCCAAACCTTACAACGGCTATTGGGAGGATCTAAAGGTCGTTTACCTCTGGCGGCTGGCATTGCGGCTGGTGTCAGCATAGTTGTGGCCTCTGTAGCTTGTGCCATTCAGTTAGTGCTTTCTGGAACTGCATCCGCCGCTATAGTTTTACCAGCCATGACTGGAGTACATATTCTAATTGGGATAGGCGAAGGCATAATTACTGGTGGTGTACTGGTTTACCTAGCGAAAGCCAGACCTGATTTGTTACCAGGAGAGGAGCAAGAGTTTAAAGGCTGGTTAGTACCTGTCATTAGCATTCTATTAGTTGCCGGTGTGTTATCTTTGGTGGCTTCAGGATGGCCTGACGGTTTGGAAAGAGTTGCAGAAAACGTAGGTTTTATAGATTTAGCCGAGCAAGTGCGAATAGAAGTCCCAACACCCTTAGCTGACTACGGTATTGAGGGTTTAGGAGCAATTAGTACGAGTATTGCGGGATTAGTGGGTTCGGCAGTTTGCTTTGCTGTTGCTTTTGGGATTGCTAAGGTGGTGAAGCCCAAGAATGCTTAA
- a CDS encoding energy-coupling factor transporter transmembrane component T family protein, producing the protein MLKVALPLRLHLSLVIVVGAASLQFNAWLCLGIYGAIALFWAGFLRVPLPQLGGLIGTELIFLSFMALPLGWERASFLLVRSLICLITMNSFLLTLPPHSFGIALKSLPVPVPIKANLLLAGQYLEILLDEVTRMQRSAQLRGLNGAVGWLRYTSAAMIGALYLRSLDRAERVYAAMVIRGYNGQLPVDATFRPKERFVLLVAWAIASGLTITSYTI; encoded by the coding sequence ATGCTTAAAGTAGCTTTGCCGTTACGTTTGCATTTGTCTTTAGTGATTGTGGTGGGGGCAGCTTCACTACAGTTTAATGCTTGGCTGTGCTTGGGGATATATGGGGCGATCGCACTTTTTTGGGCAGGATTTTTGCGCGTACCCCTTCCCCAACTGGGTGGACTAATCGGTACTGAATTAATTTTCCTCTCATTCATGGCACTACCTTTGGGATGGGAACGAGCGAGTTTTTTATTGGTGCGTTCCCTGATTTGTCTAATTACCATGAATAGTTTTTTGTTAACTTTACCTCCCCATAGTTTCGGTATTGCCTTGAAAAGCTTACCTGTACCCGTACCAATCAAGGCCAATCTATTATTAGCTGGGCAGTATCTAGAAATTTTGCTGGATGAAGTCACAAGGATGCAGCGCAGCGCTCAATTGCGGGGTTTAAATGGTGCAGTAGGATGGTTGCGCTACACAAGTGCGGCGATGATTGGAGCCTTATATCTCCGCAGTTTAGATCGAGCAGAGCGAGTTTATGCCGCAATGGTAATTCGTGGTTACAATGGGCAGTTACCTGTAGATGCGACATTTAGACCCAAAGAGCGTTTTGTCCTCTTAGTAGCTTGGGCGATCGCATCTGGCTTAACCATAACTTCTTACACAATTTAG
- a CDS encoding energy-coupling factor ABC transporter ATP-binding protein, translating into MKSSTSDPQVSTTVIEVQNLVYAYNNQEPVLQDISFNLNAGDAYGGQLRVALMGATGSGKSTLLENLIGLKQPTSGKIFINGIPLEPKTLPQVRRYIGFGFQDANDQLFMPTILEDITFGPRNYGVPPAVAIDRARQLLTDFGLEAYAHRSTHELSGGQRRLAALAAILALEPKILILDEPTNGLDPAWRRHLAQVLLNLPVQVMLIASHELHWLGKVTQRALVLSGGRIHIDSKIQALLQEKETLNELGLPVDW; encoded by the coding sequence TTGAAATCTTCGACTTCTGATCCCCAAGTTTCTACCACAGTGATTGAGGTGCAAAATCTGGTCTATGCCTACAATAACCAGGAGCCAGTGTTGCAGGATATTTCTTTTAATTTAAATGCAGGTGATGCCTACGGCGGTCAGCTGCGCGTAGCCTTGATGGGTGCAACTGGTTCTGGTAAAAGTACCTTATTAGAAAATCTGATTGGCTTAAAACAACCAACTTCGGGAAAAATCTTCATTAATGGTATTCCTCTAGAACCGAAAACCCTCCCCCAAGTACGGCGTTATATCGGTTTTGGCTTTCAAGATGCCAATGACCAACTATTTATGCCCACCATCTTAGAAGATATTACCTTTGGGCCGCGTAATTACGGTGTTCCCCCAGCCGTAGCCATTGATCGCGCTAGGCAATTATTAACAGATTTTGGTTTAGAAGCTTACGCTCACCGTTCCACTCACGAACTTTCAGGAGGACAAAGACGACTTGCTGCTTTAGCGGCGATTTTAGCCCTAGAGCCGAAAATTTTGATTTTAGATGAACCAACTAACGGACTTGATCCCGCATGGCGACGGCATTTAGCACAAGTATTGTTAAATTTGCCAGTGCAGGTAATGTTAATTGCTTCCCATGAATTACATTGGTTGGGGAAAGTGACTCAACGTGCTTTGGTGCTATCTGGTGGACGTATTCACATAGACAGTAAGATTCAAGCACTTTTGCAGGAGAAAGAGACTTTAAACGAGTTGGGTTTGCCAGTCGATTGGTGA
- a CDS encoding Uma2 family endonuclease produces MATQLDKTKELQNLVISWEALPDDFQLEDEPVENTGQPILAGALRESLEISGFIQPQMLIASNFGLCATINGQLILKAPDWLYVPSVNQVLSDRKSYTPNLQGDVPAVVMEFLSDTEGEEYSVKRTYPPGKWFFYEQILQVPVYVIFDPNGGLLEFYQLENGRYELKQPDENGRHWISAINLFLGTWQGIKEARTGYWLRWWDQEGNLLPWAVELIEQERQEKERLMAYLRSQNIDPNNLPI; encoded by the coding sequence ATGGCGACACAACTCGATAAAACCAAAGAGCTACAAAATCTGGTAATCTCTTGGGAAGCGTTGCCGGATGATTTTCAACTAGAGGATGAACCAGTGGAAAATACAGGTCAGCCAATCTTGGCTGGTGCTTTGCGTGAAAGCTTAGAAATTAGCGGTTTCATCCAACCGCAGATGTTGATTGCTTCCAATTTTGGTCTTTGTGCAACTATTAATGGACAATTAATTCTCAAAGCCCCAGATTGGCTTTATGTTCCGAGTGTTAATCAAGTTTTAAGCGATCGCAAAAGCTACACACCGAATTTACAAGGTGATGTTCCCGCAGTGGTGATGGAATTTCTATCTGATACCGAGGGGGAAGAATATTCTGTCAAGCGAACCTATCCCCCTGGAAAATGGTTTTTTTACGAGCAAATTTTGCAAGTTCCTGTTTATGTGATTTTTGACCCCAATGGTGGTTTATTGGAATTTTATCAACTGGAAAATGGCCGCTACGAATTAAAGCAACCGGATGAAAATGGTCGTCATTGGATTTCCGCGATCAACTTATTTCTGGGTACTTGGCAAGGTATCAAAGAAGCCAGAACTGGTTACTGGTTACGCTGGTGGGATCAGGAGGGTAACTTGTTACCTTGGGCTGTGGAACTCATTGAACAAGAACGCCAGGAAAAAGAGCGGCTGATGGCTTATTTGCGATCGCAAAATATTGACCCAAATAATTTGCCTATATAG
- a CDS encoding helix-turn-helix domain-containing protein, whose protein sequence is MTITISQQTFDELLYQDTENSSEYPDPDDQLDVMYDYPKVLGQGYWREIKLRQGLELAIGDLRLCDRMITEDPETECWLNYHFHFSGEHEDKYTSIGSGKYIFRGSGLAPQGKTQCDHEQPFLEVEFTMQPDVLRSFAGNSEGELPKQLQHLIRPGDQYYHRCGTATLPMQRVAQQILHCPYRSIAKRMYLEGKVLELMGMLLAQEVEMRDGKTNIQPLQPDLVDRIHHAREIILQRLDNPPSLHELARQVGLNECTLKRGFRCCFGTTVFGYLRNYKLEQARQLLEIGEMKITEIAHAMGYNSRSPFAAAFRKQFGMNPKEYQKLQKNSV, encoded by the coding sequence ATGACAATCACTATCTCCCAGCAAACCTTCGACGAGCTGTTGTATCAAGACACAGAAAACAGTTCCGAATATCCTGATCCCGATGATCAATTAGATGTGATGTATGATTACCCAAAGGTACTGGGACAAGGCTATTGGCGAGAAATCAAGCTGCGTCAGGGTTTGGAGTTAGCTATTGGTGATTTGCGGTTGTGCGATCGCATGATTACTGAAGACCCAGAAACAGAATGTTGGCTAAATTACCATTTTCATTTTTCAGGGGAACATGAAGATAAATATACATCCATAGGTAGCGGAAAGTATATTTTCCGAGGCAGTGGTTTGGCTCCTCAAGGAAAAACTCAGTGTGATCACGAACAGCCATTTCTTGAGGTTGAATTTACAATGCAGCCTGATGTACTGCGTTCCTTTGCGGGAAATAGTGAAGGAGAATTACCAAAACAGTTGCAGCACTTAATCCGACCCGGTGATCAGTATTACCATCGCTGTGGCACTGCCACTTTACCGATGCAGAGAGTGGCGCAGCAAATTTTACACTGTCCCTATCGGAGTATTGCCAAACGGATGTATCTAGAAGGTAAAGTGCTGGAATTGATGGGAATGCTACTAGCACAAGAAGTAGAGATGCGTGATGGTAAAACCAATATTCAGCCTTTACAACCGGATTTAGTAGATAGAATTCACCACGCCAGGGAAATCATCCTGCAACGCTTAGACAATCCACCCTCCTTACACGAATTAGCGCGACAAGTTGGTTTAAATGAATGCACCTTAAAACGGGGCTTTCGTTGTTGTTTTGGCACAACAGTATTTGGCTATTTGCGTAATTACAAACTTGAACAAGCGCGACAACTGCTGGAAATAGGAGAGATGAAAATTACCGAAATTGCTCATGCAATGGGTTACAACAGCCGCAGTCCTTTTGCTGCTGCATTCCGCAAACAGTTTGGCATGAACCCCAAGGAATACCAAAAACTGCAAAAAAATTCCGTTTAG
- a CDS encoding TonB-dependent siderophore receptor, producing the protein MSNYCWLKVLMLGSVWGLVALPAGAETSLDRINPDLNTSVATAAKSSQKIPHLNEVKRPATTVKQWLAQGIISITGVKLGQTDKELEVILETTGSDQLQPVSKSEGNNFIVDIPNTQLNLPSGSEFRQENPANGITVVTVSNLDAKTIRLTVTGETSLPRVELFDSDEGLIFAVTPEITAMQPPSQEPETPPADEIPTTETLPAEPVAQPDEIIELVVTGEQGGYRVPNASTGSRLDIPLIETPASIGVITEEFIEDKAPRRVEDLAPYISGVTAGDIGQGGLFTDFQIRGFNVGSQVYINGLRDNYRSLIRDFANIERLEILKGLSSLLYGTGAPGGVVNYITNKPQATPSYEFSADVGSFNFYRSEVDLTGPLTQDKNVLYRLNLAFQDSDYFVDNVEDNRIFVAPSLTFLTGSGGSLTVEGEYYRQDKDFNTGAKFFDGKIFYDRSYTDPRNSQIYNHYRIAAYLDQPISEQWSVNLSGQYFNTQREANPIFVALGFQGDTLTRFYRTIFDDYNQYNLRGEIRGNFNIEASEHKLLTGVEYNYYRSKFNGVNAGFFGSIDVANPTFDVPIPTGLSNRKVDVDDSEWGVYIQDFVKFGQFRLLAGLRYGGFDSVTGSAENFVSPSIGLVYSLSDFASLYASFSKSTEPQFGLLSDGNFPNPRKATQSEVGAKVNLLNDRLTITTALFNLEQTNIAEADPSNPDFSILVGDVRSRGLELDINGKITDNFSLIAAYTYQDSVITNSAVPGQEGNRPINSPQHSVGLYGKYEFTEGSLRGLSLGSGLVYVGERKGDNENSFELPSYLRVDLGAAYRVNNLTFRLGVENLFDIRYASGSNNRANITQGSPFAITGSVSVQF; encoded by the coding sequence GTGTCAAATTATTGCTGGTTGAAAGTCTTGATGCTTGGTTCTGTTTGGGGATTAGTTGCCTTGCCAGCTGGGGCGGAAACAAGTTTAGACCGTATTAATCCTGATCTAAATACGTCTGTGGCAACTGCGGCTAAAAGTAGTCAAAAAATCCCTCATTTAAACGAAGTTAAGCGCCCAGCGACTACAGTTAAACAGTGGCTTGCCCAAGGGATAATTTCGATCACGGGTGTAAAACTAGGGCAAACAGACAAGGAACTAGAAGTAATTTTAGAAACCACAGGTTCAGATCAGTTGCAGCCTGTAAGTAAGAGTGAAGGTAATAATTTTATTGTAGATATTCCCAATACCCAGTTAAATTTGCCATCTGGTAGTGAGTTTCGTCAAGAAAATCCTGCTAATGGAATTACAGTAGTGACTGTAAGTAATCTCGATGCAAAGACTATCCGATTAACAGTGACAGGTGAGACGAGTTTGCCCAGGGTTGAATTATTTGATAGCGACGAGGGTTTAATTTTTGCAGTAACACCTGAGATAACGGCTATGCAGCCACCATCACAGGAGCCGGAAACGCCACCAGCAGATGAAATACCGACAACTGAGACACTACCAGCAGAACCCGTTGCACAACCAGATGAAATTATTGAGTTGGTAGTCACAGGCGAACAAGGTGGATATCGTGTGCCAAATGCTAGTACTGGGAGTCGGCTTGATATTCCACTAATAGAAACACCTGCATCTATTGGTGTAATTACAGAGGAATTTATTGAGGATAAAGCACCCCGACGAGTAGAAGATTTAGCTCCTTATATTAGTGGAGTAACAGCAGGAGATATTGGACAGGGTGGACTCTTCACTGACTTTCAAATTCGTGGCTTCAATGTAGGTAGCCAAGTTTATATCAATGGGTTACGAGATAATTACCGTTCTTTAATCAGAGACTTTGCTAATATTGAACGTCTGGAAATTTTGAAAGGTTTGTCTTCCTTACTTTATGGAACAGGTGCGCCTGGTGGAGTAGTTAACTATATTACAAACAAGCCCCAAGCCACCCCTAGTTATGAATTTTCAGCCGATGTAGGTAGCTTTAATTTTTATCGCAGTGAGGTTGATTTAACAGGGCCGTTAACTCAAGACAAGAATGTACTTTATCGTCTCAATCTAGCTTTTCAAGATTCCGATTATTTTGTAGACAACGTTGAAGATAATCGCATTTTTGTTGCTCCGTCACTAACCTTTTTAACGGGTAGTGGTGGTTCTTTAACAGTTGAAGGGGAGTATTACCGACAAGATAAAGACTTTAATACTGGAGCTAAATTCTTTGATGGTAAGATTTTTTATGACCGCAGTTATACAGACCCTCGTAATAGCCAAATTTACAATCATTATCGCATAGCCGCCTATTTAGATCAGCCCATTAGTGAGCAATGGTCAGTTAATCTGAGTGGTCAATACTTTAATACCCAAAGAGAAGCTAATCCAATTTTTGTCGCACTTGGTTTTCAGGGTGATACTTTAACACGTTTCTATCGCACAATTTTTGATGACTATAATCAATATAATCTTCGAGGCGAAATTAGAGGAAACTTCAATATTGAAGCTTCAGAACATAAGTTACTCACAGGTGTTGAGTACAATTATTATCGTTCCAAATTCAATGGTGTGAATGCTGGTTTTTTTGGCAGTATTGATGTTGCTAACCCTACTTTTGATGTTCCAATTCCCACTGGACTTAGTAATCGTAAAGTTGATGTTGATGATAGTGAGTGGGGCGTTTACATTCAAGATTTCGTAAAATTTGGGCAATTTCGGTTACTAGCTGGTTTGCGCTATGGCGGATTTGATTCTGTGACTGGTAGCGCAGAAAATTTTGTTTCTCCTAGCATCGGTTTAGTTTATAGCTTGTCAGATTTCGCTTCACTTTATGCTAGTTTTAGTAAATCCACAGAGCCACAATTTGGTTTACTTTCAGATGGGAATTTTCCTAACCCTAGAAAGGCTACTCAATCTGAAGTCGGTGCTAAAGTAAATCTGTTAAATGATAGGCTGACTATTACAACTGCACTGTTTAACTTAGAGCAAACAAATATTGCAGAGGCTGATCCCAGTAACCCAGATTTTAGTATCCTTGTAGGCGATGTTCGTAGCCGTGGCTTGGAATTAGATATTAACGGAAAAATAACTGATAATTTTAGTTTGATTGCAGCTTACACCTACCAAGATTCAGTAATTACCAACAGTGCCGTCCCTGGGCAAGAAGGAAATCGCCCAATTAATAGTCCACAACACAGCGTAGGTCTTTATGGCAAGTACGAGTTTACTGAAGGTTCGCTCAGAGGTTTAAGTTTAGGTTCAGGTTTAGTTTATGTAGGTGAAAGAAAAGGAGATAACGAAAATAGCTTTGAGCTTCCTAGTTACCTGCGAGTTGATTTAGGTGCGGCTTACAGAGTGAATAATTTGACCTTTAGATTAGGTGTGGAAAACCTTTTTGATATTCGTTACGCTTCTGGTTCAAATAATCGAGCCAATATTACTCAAGGTTCACCTTTTGCAATTACTGGATCAGTTTCAGTACAGTTTTAA
- a CDS encoding ABC transporter substrate-binding protein gives MTIRSGIRCLLLMVVIFGLITACNSYTVQNTVFPTEVASKDCRMVKHTMGKTCVPINPQRIVTFSLPTLGNVLTLGVKPLGSTYIDMLSENTYLKGKVDGIHSLGISSPNLEKILLLKPDIIIGWNAESPFYPLLSKIAPTVLFDFQADKNWRDLFDFVTQVLGKQEEAQQAWQHYIQRIAKLKTVLGERYRNQEISLVFLAPGVIFSEGKNSFPDFILKDVGLQRPKSQDVIVPYTQIYFSIEELEKVDGDILFVGTLTDDDQKFLEELKQKPLWKNLRAVQQNHVYSIDYLTWRAGNLLAADAVIDDLFKYLVNTP, from the coding sequence ATGACAATACGCTCCGGGATACGTTGTTTATTATTAATGGTTGTGATTTTTGGACTGATTACAGCTTGTAACAGTTACACAGTTCAAAACACAGTTTTTCCTACTGAAGTGGCAAGTAAAGATTGCCGCATGGTTAAACACACAATGGGTAAAACTTGCGTTCCCATAAATCCCCAGCGTATTGTCACTTTTTCTTTACCAACTTTAGGTAATGTACTGACTCTGGGAGTTAAACCTCTGGGAAGTACCTATATTGATATGCTGAGTGAAAATACATATTTAAAGGGTAAAGTAGATGGTATACATTCACTAGGAATTTCTTCACCTAATCTAGAAAAAATTTTACTGCTTAAGCCCGATATTATTATAGGTTGGAATGCAGAAAGTCCATTTTATCCATTACTTTCAAAAATTGCGCCTACTGTATTATTTGATTTTCAAGCAGATAAAAATTGGCGAGACTTATTTGATTTTGTTACTCAGGTTTTAGGAAAACAAGAGGAAGCACAGCAAGCTTGGCAACATTATATTCAAAGAATTGCAAAACTCAAAACAGTTTTAGGTGAACGATATCGAAATCAAGAAATTTCTCTTGTCTTTTTAGCACCTGGTGTAATATTCAGCGAAGGTAAAAACTCTTTCCCGGATTTTATTCTCAAAGATGTGGGATTACAACGTCCCAAATCACAAGATGTTATCGTACCTTATACACAAATTTATTTTTCCATAGAAGAATTAGAGAAAGTAGACGGTGATATTTTGTTTGTGGGAACTTTAACTGATGATGATCAAAAATTTCTAGAAGAACTCAAGCAAAAACCACTGTGGAAAAATCTGCGAGCCGTCCAACAAAATCACGTTTACTCTATAGATTATCTAACTTGGCGAGCCGGAAATTTACTGGCGGCTGATGCAGTAATTGATGACTTATTTAAATATCTTGTCAACACGCCTTAA